A region of Salvelinus alpinus chromosome 24, SLU_Salpinus.1, whole genome shotgun sequence DNA encodes the following proteins:
- the LOC139552333 gene encoding 3'-5' RNA helicase YTHDC2-like, with amino-acid sequence MSRPSNASPKPAMGKSKHSGGGGPRGKGLKDIRIDEEVKIAVNISLERFQYSEQKEMEFPSSLSSTERAFIHRFAQSLGYISKSRGKGSSRTLTIRKKDGSETAQSIMTFNLSHNSKHAVRSLLQRFPITNKERTDLLPRTERGLSVAIEAESSRDKNRTSGRLNNGIPQVPQKRGPSELDFFRRSLPVYERQEEIVQVIKDNRVVLVVGETGSGKTTQIPQFLLDDCSRNGIPCRIFCTQPRRLAAIAVAERVAAERGESIGQTIGYQIRLESRVSPKTLLTFCTSGVLLRTLMAGDTTMSTVTHVIVDEVHERDGLSDFLLTKMRDMLQTMPNLKLILSSAALDVDLFLRYFGSCPVIHIKGRPFEVKQLFLEDILRTTGYSNKDMRKYKKEIQREEKQQTSLTEWCKVREGGFRQEPQREKTTSASCVLQENDLLDDGGDSVFTQLNEKDVASLDPWLLKEMDACISDIFLNQDADAFVQLFNLILSENVSVDYMHSETSATPLMVAAGRGFLSHIEQLLSMGASVRIKASNGWTALDWAKHFQQAEVVDLLESYLSSLEAGKLDEWSLVQAATTEMSPEDQELLKEYHHSFDDERVDLDLIIHLLHNICTSSEDGAVLIFLPGYDEIVGLRDRILYDDKRFTDHSQRYQVFTLHSNMQTSDQKKVLRNTPAGVRKIILSTNIAETSITVNDVVFVIDAGKVKEKSFDALNHVTMLKMVWISKASSLQRKGRAGRCRPGICFHLFSHLRFNNMLEYQVPQLLRMPLQELCLHTKLLAPITCSIAEFLSKAPEPPPILIVKNAVQMLKTIDAMDPWEDLTELGYHLADLPVEPHLGKMVLCAVVLKCLDPILTIACTLAHRDPFVLPSQASQKRASMLCRKRFTAGTFSDHMALLRAFQAWQKARTDGWERSFCEKNFLSQATMEIIIGMRTQLLGQLRAIGFVRARGGGDIRDVNLNSENWSVVKAALVAGMYPNLIHVDRESCSLSGAKEKRVRFHPTSILSQPQPHKKIPPANGQVAAVQSLPTDWLIYDEMTRAHRIASIRCCSVVSPITIAIFGGCAKLPSTALQEPAVQKDDVVNESSDSEIEDRSTANLGQMKIDEWLNFKLDKEMVGLVFQLRQKWHGLFLRRIRSPSKPWSQLDEATIRALVSVLGAEDQTAGLQQPTGIGQRPRPMSSEEPPQTSSWRNANSRRTSGPTASPDIPELPDEPLIPAPSHTATDRSSRLSPASALLHPKAPHGSRDKGYRRPTEDHSSTPKSPESASLGFPSPCPSPSPTSSGKCSKSPSPRPGVAPVRYFIMKSSNLRNIDISQQKGIWSTTPSNELKLNRAFLESSLVFLVFSVQGSGHFQGYARMTSVIGQERCQDWGSTGLGGVFSVEWTRKESLPFQCTHQLLNPWNDNKKVQISRDGQELEPQAGGQLLQLWERLRETTATTTATRAMRDCTDLQDLTT; translated from the exons ATGTCACGTCCTAGTAATGCCTCACCCAAGCCtgccatgggaaaatcaaaacacTCTGGTGGTGGGGGGCCCAGGGGCAAAGGGCTGAAAGACATACGCATCGACGAAGAAGTTAAGATTGCTGTCAACATCTCCCTTGAGAGGTTTCAGTACAGTGAGCAAAAAG AAATGGAGTTTCCTTCCTCCCTGTCTAGTACTGAGAGAGCCTTCATCCATCGCTTTGCACAGTCCCTTGGATATATCTCTAAAAGCAGAGG AAAAGGATCAAGCCGGACCCTCACTATCAGAAAGAAGGATGGCTCAGAGACTGCCCAGTCCATCATGACTTTCAACCTTTCCCACAATTCCAAGCACGCGGTGCGGAGCCTGCTGCAGAGGTTCCCCATCACCAACAAGGAGCGCACAGACCTACTGCCTCGCACTGAGAGGGGCCTGTCTGTGGCCATTGAGGCTG aGAGCAGCCGTGACAAGAACAGGACCAGTGGGCGGCTCAACAACGGCATTCCACAGGTGCCCCAGAAGAGGGGCCCATCTGAACTGGACTTCTTCCGCCGCTCGCTTCCTGTGTACGAGCGCCAGGAGGAGATCGTCCAGGTCATCAAAGACAACCGTGTTGTCCTAGTGGTGGGGGAGACCGGCTCGGGGAAAACTACACAG ATCCCACAGTTCCTCCTGGACGACTGCAGCCGAAATGGGATCCCCTGTCGGATCTTCTGCACACAGCCCCGGCGTCTGGCAGCCATCGCTGTGGCAGAGCGGGTTGCtgcggagagaggggagagcatcGGTCAGACCATTGGCTACCAGATCCGCCTGGAGAGCAG AGTTTCTCCTAAGACGCTGCTGACCTTCTGCACAAGTGGAGTCCTGCTGAGAACACTGATGGCCGGAGACACCACAATGTCCACTGTTACTCACGTCATTGTG GATGAGGTTCACGAGCGGGATGGTCTGAGTGACTTCCTGCTGACCAAGATGAGGGACATGCTCCAGACGATGCCTAATCTGAAGCTCATCCTGTCTAGTGCTGCCCTGGACGTGGACCTGTTCCTCCGCTACTTTGGctcctgtcctgtcatccaca TCAAAGGAAGACCATTTGAGGTGAAGCAACTTTTCCTGGAAGACATCTTGAGGACAACAGGCTATTCAAACAAAGACATGAGGAAATACAAAAAGGAGATCCAGAGGG AGGAAAAGCAACAGACGTCTTTGACAGAGTGGTGTAAGGTGCGTGAGGGCGGCTTCCGCCAGGAGCCCCAGAGGGAGAAGACCACCTCGGCCTCCTGTGTCCTTCAGGAGAATGACCTGCTGGACGACGGAGGGGACAGTGTTTTCACCCAGCTG AATGAGAAAGATGTGGCATCATTGGACCCGTGGCTGCTGAAGGAGATGGATGCCTGCATCTCAGACATCTTCCTCAACCAGGACGCTGACGCCTTCGTCCAGCTCTTCAATCTCATCCTGAGTGAGAACGTCAGCG TGGACTACATGCACAGTGAAACGAGCGCCACTCCACTCATGGTGGCAGCAGGTCGTGGCTTCCTCAGTCATATTGAGCAGCTTTTGAGTATGGGAGCCAGCGTCAGAATCAAGGCCTCCAATGGCTG GACTGCGCTGGACTGGGCCAAGCACTTCCAGCAGGCAGAAGTGGTGGACCTACTAGAATCCTACCT CTCATCCCTGGAGGCGGGGAAGCTGGACGAGTGGTCCCTGGTGCAGGCTGCCACCACAGAGATGAGCCCGGAGGACCAGGAGCTGCTCAAGGAATACCACCACAGCTTTGACGATGAGAGGGTGGACCTGGACCTCATCATCCACCTGCTGCACAACATTTGCACCAGCTCAGAAGACG GTGCGGTTTTGATCTTCCTCCCTGGATACGATGAGATAGTGGGTCTGAGGGACCGTATCCTGTACGACGATAAAAGATTCACAGACCACTCTCAAAG GTACCAGGTCTTTACACTCCACTCCAACATGCAGACCTCGGATCAGAAGAAAGTGCTGAGGAACACTCCAGCTGGAGTCCGGAAAATA ATTCTCTCCACTAACATCGCAGAGACAAGTATCACTGTCAACGATGTCGTATTTGTCATTGACGCAGGAAAAGTAAAAGAG AAGTCCTTTGATGCCCTGAACCATGTGACCATGTTGAAGATGGTGTGGATCTCCAAGGCCAGCTCTCTGCAGAGGAAGGGCAG AGCTGGACGTTGCCGACCAGGGATCTGCTTCCACCTCTTCAGTCATCTCCGCTTTAACAACATGCTGGAGTACCAGGTGCCCCAGCTACTGAGGATGCCCCTGCAG gaaCTCTGTCTCCACACCAAGCTGTTGGCCCCAATCACCTGTTCCATCGCTGAATTCCTGTCCAAAGCACCTGAACCACCTCCCATCCTCATTGTAAAAAACGCGGTGCAGATGCTcaag ACCATAGATGCCATGGACCCGTGGGAGGACCTGACGGAGCTGGGCTACCACCTGGCTGACCTGCCTGTGGAGCCCCACCTGGGCAAGATGGTGCTGTGTGCCGTGGTGCTGAAGTGCCTAGACCCCATCTTGACCATCGCCTGCACGCTGGCCCATCGCGACCCCTTTGTGCTGCCCTCCCAGGCCTCCCAGAAGAGGGCATCCATGCTGTGCCGGAAGCGCTTTACTGCAGGGACCTTCAGCGACCATATGGCCCTGCTCCGAGCCTTCCAG GCTTGGCAGAAGGCCCGCACCGATGGCTGGGAAAGGTCCTTCTGTGAGAAGAACTTCCTGTCCCAGGCTACCATGGAGATCATCATAGGAATGAGGACCCAGCTGCTAGGACAGCTCCGAGCCATAG GCTTTGTGCGGGCACGGGGCGGCGGGGACATCCGTGACGTGAACCTGAACTCTGAGAACTGGTCAGTGGTGAAGGCAGCCCTGGTGGCCGGAATGTACCCCAACCTGATCCATGTGGACCGTGAGAGCTGTTCTCTGTCTGGGGCCAAGGAGAAGAGGGTCCGCTTCCACCCCACCTCCATCCTCAGCCAGCCACAGCCCCACAAGAAG ATCCCCCCAGCCAATGGTCAGGTGGCAGCCGTCCAGTCCCTGCCCACCGATTGGTTGATCTATGACGAGATGACGCGAGCCCATAGGATAGCTAGCATCCGCTGCTGCTCTGTGGTCTCACCCATAACCATAGCCATCTTCGGGGGCTGTGCCAAACTGCCCAGCACAGCCCTACAAGAACCTGCTGTTCAGAAAG ATGACGTGGTGAATGAGAGCAGTGACAGTGAGATTGAGGATCGCTCCACAGCCAACCTGGGTCAGATGAAGATCGACGAGTGGCTCAACTTCAAACTGGACAAAGAG ATGGTGGGTCTGGTGTTCCAGCTGAGGCAGAAGTGGCACGGTTTGTTCCTGAGGAGGATCCGCTCCCCCTCCAAGCCCTGGTCCCAGCTGGATGAGGCCACCATACGGGCCCTGGTGTCG GTGCTGGGGGCTGAGGATCAGACTGCAGGGCTGCAGCAGCCCACAGGGATTGGCCAGAGGCCCCGGCCCATGTCCTCTGAGGAGCCCCCCCAGACCTCCTCCTGGAGGAACGCCAACAGCAGGAGAACCTCCGGCCCCACAGCCAGCCCTGACATCCCAGAGCTCCCTGACGAACCCCTCATCCCCGCCCCCTCACACACAGCCACAGACAG gTCCTCCAGACTCTCCCCTGCCTCGGCCCTCCTGCACCCCAAAGCCCCCCATGGCAGCAGGGACAAGGGCTACAGGCGCCCCACAGAAGACCACTCCTCCACCCCCAAGTCTCCTGAATCGGCTTCACTCGGCTTCCCCAGCCCCTGTCCCAGCCCCTCCCCCACCTCATCAGGAAAG TGCTCCAAGTCTCCGTCCCCGAGGCCAGGCGTTGCACCGGTGCGTTACTTCATCATGAAGAGCAGCAACCTGAGGAACATTGACATCTCCCAGCAGAAAGGCATCTGGTCCACCACGCCCAGCAACGAGCTCAAACTCAACAGAGCCTTCCTGGAGAGCAGCCTGGTCTTCCTGGTCTTCTCTGTGCAGGGCTCCGGACacttccag GGCTATGCACGGATGACGTCTGTCATTGGACAGGAGCGCTGTCAGGACTGGGGCTCCACAGGGCTGGGGGGGGTCTTCAGTGTGGAGTGGACCAGGAAGGAGAGCCTGCCCTTCCAGTGTACTCACCAGCTGCTCAACCCCTGGAATGACAACAAGAAGGTGCAGATCAGCAGAGACGGACAG GAGTTGGAGCCCCAGGCTGGAGGCCAGCTGCTGCAGCTGTGGGAGAGACTCAGGGAAACCAcagcaaccacaacagcaacacgaG CCATGAGAGATTGCACTGACCTTCAGGACCTCACCACTTGA